The Rhodohalobacter sp. SW132 genomic sequence TTTATTCAATTTGATGGAACTACGGCCCGGGCAAGAATCAGTAACCAAACCATCGATGAGGAGTATTATCCCACAGCCGGACACCGTTCAGAGCAGATCAATGGATTTGAATCATTCATTTCGAATAGCGGTGAGATTACGTTCATCACCCCGGCCGAAACAAGCACTACGCAAATTAGTGTTCCCGATGAACCGTTCCTCCGAAAACATATCGGCTTGGCAGAACAGCAGAATGGAGATTTTGATACATTTCTGATCCTTGAGAATGATCTGTACCTGTTCCGGAACACATCGGGTGAACTGGAGCGAAGAACAATTCACTCATCTGAAAATATGGACTGGCCCGCACTTGCCGATATCGACAGATCCGGAACCATAGATTTCATATTTATAGATCGGGCTGAAAACCAGCTTATCGCAAAAAACCAAAATGGCGCCATGCTTTCTGGTTTCCCTATCGACTCACCCGGTGGAGTAAGGTTTACCGGAACTCCTTTGATTGCTGACCTGGATGGAGATGGAGAGTTTGAAATTATCATATCCGGTCAGGATCAACAATCGCTGAATGTATACGGATATCGCTCAAATGGCAGCCAGGTCAATGAGTTTCCTCTCCTGGTGGGAGGAGTTTCAACGCAGGATGATGATCCGGTTCACCCGGCAATTGGAGATCAATATCTCTCGGCCATCAGCCCGGATGGAGATCTCCGGGTCTGGCGATTTCCAAATTTGAGCACCACCTTATGGGGTTCAAAATATGGTAACACCGGAAGTAACAAACTCACTGGCCGGCTGCTGACCGAAACAATTGCCACACCCGATTTTGGAATTTTAAATAACGAAGAAACCTACAACTGGCCGAATCCCGCCCGAAATGAAACCTATTTGCGATTCCAGACAGAATCCCCCGGTGATGTGCAGATTAAAATTGCCACCACAAGCGGACGTTTGATTTACGAGCGAACGGTACAAAGCCGCGGATCAGGGCCGGAAGAGATTATGATTGACACCTCAGGATGGGGAAGCGGCGGGTATCTTGCTGTTGTGACAGCTACCGTAAACGGACAGACTGAACGTAAACTTGTTAAAATTGCAATTGCCAAATAAGTGACCTACCTAAAGCATACATACCGATTGGTTTGGTTTATTCTCCTGCTGGCATTTGCCGGTTCTGTTCAGGCTCAAATCAGTCCGCAATTCCTGGATTATCCCCAAAATCATCTCCCGTGGTTTACTATCGAGAGCGATCATTTTGAGGTCCATTACCAGGAAGGGAGTGAACGAACTGCACAGGTGACATCAAAAATTGCCGAGGAAGTGTACGAACCGATCACATCGCTCTACGGCCTGGAACCGCGCCGCAAAGTCAGCATTGTGTTGCGCGACAGGGAAGATTATTCGAACGGAGCTGCATTTTTCTTTGATGACAAAATCGAAATCTGGGTCCCTGCCCTCGATACTCCCCTTCGCGGTACACACAACTGGCTGCGCAATGTAATTACTCACGAATTCACGCATATTGTTCAGCTTCAGGCCTCCATGAAACGGTCTCGTACGATTCCGGCCATCTATTTTCAGTGGCTCTCGTACGAAGGCGTGCGCCGCCCGGATGTACTCTACGGATTCCCCAACGGAATTGTAACCATGCCGTTTGCTACCGTTGGTATACCGGCGTGGTTTGCTGAAGGTACCGCGCAATATCAGCGATCGGGATTAACCTACGACTACTGGGATTCCCACCGCGATATGCTTCTGCGGTCACGCATCATGAACGACACCTATCTCGATTTTAATGAGATGGGAATATTCTCCTCTAAAACGAGTATTGAGCGCGAAACCAACTACAACCAGGGCTTTGCATTCGTTATCTATCTTGTGGATCGTTTTGGTGAAGAGGTCGTGGCTGATATATCTCGGGCGGCAGCTGAGAGCGGAAAAAACGATTTTTCAAAAGTTATAGAAGCAGCTACCGGTCATTCCGGTACAGCGCTATTTGCAGACTGGATTGAAGACCGTAAAGAGTTCTACGCCCGTCAAACCGAGCATATCGAGCCAACCGATTTTGAACATGTTGTATCGATTGGCTTTTTCAATTTCTATCCTCAATTTAGTCCCGACTCCGCGGCTTTTGCTTATCTCTCCAACCTTGGGCGTGATTTTGCAGCAACTGCGCTGGTGGTTCGTACAGACACAGCTGTGGTAACAATTGATGAAGTAGGTGGTGAACAGCAGCTCGACTCCGATCAGCTGTACCAAATGTCGCATGGAATGGGTGCAAATCTCGCGCTCGATTTCATCAGCAACCGTTTCTCCTTCTCTCCCGGCAGCGATAAAATTCTCTACAGCAAAGCAGAAAAAAACCGTTATGGAGAAACATATCAGGATCTATACATTTACACCTTTGCGGATGAAGATTACGAACAGATCACCGACAGTCAGCGGATTCAGGAACCGGCATGGCATCCAAGCCAGAACCGGGCTGTAGCCGTGAAACAGCACGACGGCACACAGAATCTCGTGATGATCGATTTGGATACGCATGATATCACCTCTCTCACGCAGTTCACTGCAGGCGAAACCATTAACACCCCGGTATGGCATCCCAGCGGTGAAACTGTTTATATGGCTAGTGCCCGCAATGGAAACAGAAACTTGTTTAGTATTGATACTGAAACCGGGCAAACCGAAACCATTTTTGAAAGCACACTGATTGATTATCGTGATCCCTGGGTGGATCCGAACGGTCAGTATCTCTATTTCTCATCCGATATCGATGGCATTTTTAATATCTACCGCAAACATCTCTCCGAAAATCAAACGGAACAGTTGACTACAACTACCGGTGGTGCATTTATGCCAATCGTTCAGAATGATACACTCTACTATTCCCACTACATCAACGACGGTTACAAAATATCTAAAACCGGTCTCAAAGATTCTTACGAGCCGGTAGCCATAACGCATCCGCACGGCCACAATATTTTTAGTGAGTACGATCGCGCGGCCGGACTGAATCGGATTCAGCAAATGAATGAAATCGATGACAGCATTATCGGAGATCTGCCATTTGATACCGGTATGTATGAAGATGAGCCGATTGAATTTGAAATTGAGACTGAATTTGAATCCGACCGGCGAACCTGGAGTCCGTATAGTGAAACCATCACCAGTCTGAACGTATTTCCAGTGGTTCGGTTTGATAACTACTCCAAAATAAATGGCAGTAACTCGCGGCTGCTTACCGCCGGACATTTCGGTTCATTGGGAGAAAATCTGTGGCGGGATATGAAAGTCGGCGCCTATTTATCTTCGCGGGATGTAACGGAAAAGCTGAGCATTTTCGGCGGCGGACTGATCGGTTTTGGCTCAACGCCTGCAAGTGGAATCGGGGACTTTTTCTCACCAAGCCGGATCAACGACCTGGATCGCGATATATTCCTGATTATCGAACACCGCGGAATTCCGTTTATCGAAAGAAGCTGGTCCCCTACCGTAAGTCTTGAGCTGTACAACCTGAAAAGAAACGTTCGTGACGGGCTGTCCATCGAGGAATTTCCCTGCACATCCTGCCTGCCCGAAACCAAAAATATAGACATCCGGTATTCCGTTTGGGAAGCAAACCTGTTTTTGCGAAGTAAACTGAACCGATGGAGCCTTCTGGAATTCGGCGCTGCATACTCTCCTTACAGTGTTTCAACCGAAGGATTCCTATCTGATGAACTTCAGCAATTTATTCCCGGAAGTACATCGCAATATTTTCGCGGACACAGATTTTCGGCATCCTATATAGCGGAATTGATAGAACCATCCCGTAATATGGATATAACGCCGATTGGTATCCGTAGCAGTCTGCGGTACCAGTATGAACCCAGCCGGCTGCTCGATGAATTTGAAGTTAATGACGGCATACTTTCTCCGGTCTACAAATCAGACCGAAACCACTCTCTTGAACTCCGTCACCGCTGGGGATTCCGGCTTGGCGGCGACGATGCTGGTATGATTACAACCCGCGGATTTGCGTACCTGAATAATCCCGAAGATCTTTTTTACCTTGATTACCTGGGCGGACTCACCGGATTGAGATCCTACCCGTTTTTCTCAATTGGCGGGCAGCGAACCGCATTCATGCGCGCATCATACCTCACACCAATTTTCCAGTCGATCAACAAACAGGTTGGAGCCTACACGATTGATAAAGTTTTTGCACACCTGTTTGCCGAAACCGGAAATGGATGGGGCAGCTCTCTGGATATCGGAAATCAGCTCAAATCCGGGATCGGAGCAGAGCTGAGAATGTCGTTCAACAGCTATTATCTTTTCCCGATGAAATTTTTTGTAAACGGAACGTATGGTCTGAACCGTTTTGACGTTACCTTTTCTGATGATTTTATTACCGGATCGGGCGATAACAAGGTATCTTACGGACGGGAATTCCTGTTTTACTTTGGATTAACATTTGATTTCGACCTTTTATGAAACTTGTAGTTTCGTTTGTCATACTCAGCTTACTCCCACTGCTGCTGGCCGGTCAGCCGCTGAAAAGCAATCTCAGCGAATCCGTATTGCAGGCAGATGCTGAATCAGAAACAGTTCATATCTCTGACTTTATTTCTCCGGTACTCTCCCGAAGTTATTCCGATGAAACATTCGATAATTCTCTTCAGAGAAGATTTACCGAAACCCCTGCTCTTGGTTTACTCTCATCGGCAATTCTGCCCGGCAGCGGCCAGATGATTAACAACAACTGGATTCGCGGCGGACTGTTCGCAGCTATTGAGATCGCATCAATCTATATGATTGTGGAGTACCATAATCGCGGAAACCGTGGTGAACAGCGATACGAAAATTTTGCCGATCAAAACTGGAGTGTTACTCAGTATGCACAGTGGCTTGTGGAATATCACGATGAAAACGGCATTAATAATGCCAACCTTGCACAGCTAAGAAACATGGTAGAGGGTATCGATCCAGCGTTTGATACCTCCGTTGACTGGCAGCAAATTGATATCGACATTCTCAGGGATGTGGAGCGAAACACCCCGTTTATTACGCCTGATGCGAATCGAACAAGTAATTTTTCCCATATCTTACCCGGATATGGATCCCAGCAGTATTACGAGCTGATATCAAAATATTACCAATACCAGGCAGGGTGGGCAGATTATTACGGGTATCACAGTGCCAATAATTCAAATCCGTACCGCATTTCGCGTGATGGAGATAAAGCGAGCCCTCTTTTTTCAGAAGGAATTTCGCTGGCAGAACAGTTCAATGAAGATTTCAGAACATCCAAAAACTTCAAAATGCTATTGATCGCAAACCATGTTATTTCCGCTTTCGATAGTTTCTTTACCTTTCAGCTGAAACAAAACCGGCTGCAGGCAGCTACAAGTATGTCTCCCGCGAGCTATATTCAGCTCACCTATAACTTTTAATGACTCCCGAAAATCCGCAGTTAATCATATGGACTTGCTAAAAAGAATATTTACAAACAAATACCTGTATATTTTTACAGGCGGTTTGATTGCATTTGCGGCAGTAGCAGCACTATTACTGAATTTTGTGATCATGCCGAACTATACAAATTATAATGAAGGGGTTACGGTCCCAGATATCACAAAAATATCTTTGTTAGAAGCTGAACAATTACTCGAAGAGTATGGATTGCGTCACGAAGTACTCGACCGAAGAGCCAATGCAGCATATCCTGCAAATTATATTATCGATCAATCTCCTTCTCCCCGTCAGTTGGTTAAACCGAACCGCAAAGTGTATCTTACTGTGAACACCGAGGTCCGGCCCACGGCTGTGGTTCCTGATCTTGTTGATTTGTCGCTCAGAAATGCACGAATCCAAATCGAGAACTATGGTTTCACGATGGGAACAACAAGCTACGAATCTTCCCGATTTAGGAATACGATAATGAGGCAGTCGCTTACTCCCGGCGATACAGTAAACCGGGGCGCAGTGATTAATCTTGTGGTGAGCGACGGACTGGGTGACCGCATTGTAACCGTTCCCGAGATTACCGGTTTGAGCTTATCACAAGCGCAGCAAAATATTCGGCAGGCCGGGTTACGGGTTGGCGAAATCCGGTTTGAATCGAGCCGTGAAGAACCGAATACCGTACTTTCAGTATCCCCTGAAGCTCAGGAACTAACCGAAGGCGAAACACTCACACTTGTTGTTGCCGAACGGTTTGATGCCCGGGAGGAAGCCGAAACCGGTGCTGTAGATACCGACACCACCATCCAGGCACCCCCAGATACCACACGAATTGATGATAACGAATAGCCAGATACCGATATGACATTTGACTCTCCCATTCTTGCCCCTTCGCTTCTGGCAGCTGACTTCACCAAACTGGGTGACGAAATTCAAGCCTGCCTGGACTCAGAAATTAGGTGGCTGCACTGCGACATCATGGATGGGAAATTTGTACCCAACATAAGTTACGGACCGTTTGTGGTGGAAGCGATCCGCCGTGCAGCGCCGGAAACTTTTCTGGATGTGCATTTGATGATTGAAAACCCCGATGCATTTGTTGAACCCTTCGCTGATGCGGGGGCCAACCTTATATCCGTACACCAGGAGACCTGTCCGCACCTGCACCGCACCATTCAGCATATTAAAAACCAGGGATGTTTAAGCGGTGTGGTCATCAACCCGGCAACTCCGGTAGATACGCTCTACCCGATTTTTGAAGATGTAGACCTTGTGCTCGTGATGAGCGTTAATCCGGGTTTTGGAGGTCAGTCGTTCATCGAATCTAGTCTGAAGAAAATTTATAAACTCAATGAGATCAGAAAACAAACACAAATGGAATTTCTGATTCAGGTTGATGGTGGCGTAAACCGGGAGAACTGCACCCAGCTGGTTAGAAAAGGGGCAGATGTGCTCGTTGCCGGCAGCAGTGTTTTTAAACAAGAGAGCATTTCAGAGGCAATTCAGGGCCTGAGATCTAAAATGAATGCGGGCCGCGCTGATTTGGTTTAAATAAAGCTGAATTCTGACTATTTTATAGGATTGTTTTCCTATCATTCAAAAAATTAATAATACATATCGAAACCAAAGAACATATTACAGAAAAAACGGTACTCATCGAAGATGCAGATCCTGTTGTTGTTTTAGGATTTGACGACAGAAATTTGTCGCAGCTTGAACAAGCATTTCCCAATACTACTCTTACCGCCAGGGGAAGCAAAATCAAACTGAAGGGCCCCGGTGGCGAGGTGGAAACTCTCTCTGATATCCTGGATGATATGATCTCGATGGTACGCCGCGGTGGCGAGATTACAAAGAGCGATGTATCTACCCTTCTTGCACTGGCAAACAAAGTAGAGGGAAAATCCAGGCCGGAAAAAACTCCATTTAAGCAAGATACCGGAGATATCATTCTTCACACCCATACAGGGGAATCTGTTGCCGCAAAAACTGAAGGACAGCTTAATATCATCCGGCAATCTGAAAATAATGACATCCTGTTTGCGATCGGTCCGGCCGGTACCGGGAAAACCTACACATCGGTAGCACTTGCAGTTCGTGCTCTCAAACAGCGCAAAGTGAAACGAATTATCCTGGCGAGACCCGCCGTGGAAGCCGGTGAAAACCTTGGGTTCCTGCCGGGAGATCTCAAAGAAAAAATCGATCCGTACCTGCGTCCGCTCTATGATGCACTGGAAGAGATGATTGAATTTGATAAGCTTGAATTTCAGCTGCAAAAAAACATCATCGAAATTGCACCGCTTGCCTACATGCGCGGCCGCACACTCAACAACGCATTTGTGATACTTGATGAGGCGCAGAATGCCACAAACACACAAATGAAGATGTTTTTAACACGAATTGGCTTCAACAGCCGCGCGATCATTACCGGTGATATCACACAAACCGACCTTCCCCGAAAACAGGAATCCGGATTAATCACCATACAGAAAATCCTGAAAAACATCGACGGAATAGCCTTTGCTTACCTTAATCAGGATGATGTCGTTCGCCATAAACTCGTGCGTGATATCATTGATGCATACGATAAATATGAAAGTAAAAAGAGATAAATAATCGTATCTGAAGAGATTCAAAAAAATTATGGCTACCGTAACACCCCTCTACGAAGGCACCTTTTCTGTTGGCCTCGATAAAGAATTTAACCGAATTGACCGAAACGACCCTCCCAAAAAAGGAGCCCTTAAACTTTCAATCAACCCGTTTCTGATCCAGGATAACGACCGGAATATTCTGTTTGATGCAGGAATTGGTGATTTGCTTGGCAACGATACTACCATCGACACCATTCTCGAAAACCTGGACAACCATTCTGTTCAGGATTACGAAATTACCGATATCTTTTTAAGTCATCTCCATTTTGATCATATCGCGGGAATCGCCAATCAAAAAAATGGATACTGGGAACTTACATTCCCCGACGCAGCTATTTGGGTTTCAAAAGCGGAATGGGAAAAACTGCGATCTATCATAGATGAACAGGACGACAGTAAGCGCGATTTTTTCTACTTTGTCGACAGCCATGCCGACCTTCATTTTTTTGAAAGTGATGTTGAAGAGCCGATTCCCAATGTCCGGGTTGAACGAATTGGCGGACATACCGAATATCACAACGCACTGTTTTATGAAAACGGAGATTCCAAATTTGTGATGGCCGGCGATGTGATCGGCACCCGGGGAGCTGTAAACCGTACCTACGCGGCCAAGTATGATTTTGATCCGAAGCAAAGCATGGAACAGCGTAAGAGAATTCAGGAACTTGCCTACAAGAAAAACCACGCTATCCTGGCCTATCATGAGACGGACCATCCCGTTTTCAAACTGACTGATTACAGCGAAAACAAAGGGTATAACATTGAAAATCAGACTGAATGAGCTATCCCGCTACTATCGAACCGATCAAACAGTACCTGCTCCAAAATGGAGTTTCAGAATCTCCGGAAGCGGCTGTAATTCTCGGATCCGGCCTGGGCGGGTTTTCATCATCAATCAAAAATTATACGGCTATTCCCTACAATTCTATTCCCGGCTTTCCCGAAACGTCTGTACAGGGACACTCCGGTGAGTTGATTTTTGGTGAAGTGGCCGACAAACCGATTCTCGCGTTTTCGGGCAGATTTCACCATTACGAAGGGCATCCGTTTGAGCGCACCGTACTGCCGGTTCACCTCGCAAAAGCGTTTGATGTTGAAAAACTGATTATTTCAAATGCCGCCGGAGCAATCAATACGCGGTTTAAAGTAGGCGATTTGATGGTGATTGATGATGTGTTCAGGCCGTTTTATTCTGTCGCCTCAACATCTTCTCCCCGATTCAAATACAATCTGTATAAAATCGCCGACGATGTACGAAAAATCGGGGCATCTATCGGGCTTGACCTCCAGAGGGGCACATATCTCTTTGCAAACGGACCGAATTACGAAACGAAAGCCGAAATACGCGCCTTCAGAGTGCTCGGCGCCGACGTGGTGGGCATGAGTACTGCACCGGAACTGATCGAGGCGTCTCGGCTGAATCTGAAAGCTGCGGCTATCTCTATGGTTACCAACATGGCCGCCGGCGTGGTGAAAGGAAAACTCGATCACTCCGAGGTAAAAATAGCAGCCGAAACCCGAAAAGAAGATTTTGCCCGGTTAGTGACGGAATTGGTAAAAAAATTGTAACTGCTGCGACCTGGTGTGATCATTGGATAAGTCTAAGTCCCCAAATCATTGCCAAGCCGGTGAGTATCGCTATAAAAAAACTGAGAAGCGTACCGATCAAAATGTACTCTGTCAGTTTTCGGTCCTCAGATCGGCTCAAGTCACCGAACCTGAATACGCTTTTGGCGGCAAGCAGGAATCCAATCACCGACAGGTTTGATGTAAGCATTGCGATAATAATAAAGAGCCGCTCAAGAATACCAATATATGTTCCCGCTCCCCTTAGAGTCCCGTCATCATTTGATTCAAACTGTTGACTCCACCCCTGCATGAACCGCTGTATGATGATAGCTGCTGGATAGGTGACAAACAAAACGCCGGTTAAGACAACCCAAATTGTATTCACCGGTACATCAACCATTGAAAATTCCCAGTAGAAACTCCAGACCAATAATAAAATAGTCAGATGAGCAAGTTGGTCGATCGTAAACCACCGCAACTGGGTTTCTTCGCGCTGGAATGTAAGTTTTATGCCATCAATTACAAGATGAGTTCCGGCGATGAAAAGCGCAACAGACCAAACCGACCAATTCCAAAGCACCCCCATTATTAACAAAAAATGAATGAGCGAGTGTACCCAAAGCCAGGGTGATCTCCATTTTCTCTCATTTTTGTCTTTAATCCAGCTTTTTGGCTGGAGGATAAAATCCCCTACAAGGTGCGCTAAAAGTAATTTTACAAGTATCATCCCTACGAGACTTTCAATTATATTCGTTATTTAACTTATCCCTGAAATACTGCTCTAACTCAATAATCTCATGAACGGAACCTCGCTTAATCCTTTCATTTACAGTTGATTGAGCAATTCCCAGTTTATCCGCAATATCTGTTTGAGTAATCCCGGGTTCGCTAAACAGTAATTCAGATACTTCGGCCGTTTTACTCGTCCATGAATTCATAATCACCAGGGCGAGCTTAAACATCAAATTTAGTTCTTTATTTATACTTTCACTGGGTGTTCGGATGCCCAGATGGACATTTTCTTGTTTCAATTCATCCAGAAGCGTACCCGAGTACACAAAGGCATCTCCACTCGATTCGCTTATGTACCCCTCCCTGTACCCTCGTTCTCCTACACCTATCGAAAGTCTTACATCAAGTTTTTTGTGGTTTAACTTTTTGATGATTGATTTAATGACAATCGCCACACGCAGTGCATCTTCAGAATTTGCTTCAAGCTGGAAACTATCACCCCGGTATATTTGCCAATCTGTTGGAGTTTCTCCCAGGCTTTGAAACCATTTTTTTAGCGGATCCATCCAGATTGATGGATTACTAACGGTTTGTGATTGAACTATATCTCCTGTTATGGTGGCGATCATATCTCAATATCGTCTTTTTAAACGATATTTTCAAATTATCGTCTAATTTAACGATAATTATCTATTATCGTGTAATAGGACGATAATATATACCCGTAATGATCGGCCGCGTAAGAAGTGAGATAACTGTGCTATAACAGTGTTTTTTGATTCCCATATGTATCTAAGTACTGTTTCAGTTTCACTTTTTTACGCGTACTATTGCTGGTCATATAGCGCAGCTTCCCAAAGATCGGCCGCTCCTGCCAGGCGCGGTCAAACCGCCCGAAACACCAGAAAATTCCCGAGTAACTATTCGGATCGCGTCCATCAATAGCGTATGTGTTATTGAGATCAATAAGATATTGAAGGGCTGTTCTGTGGTCAGGTGTCCACTCAATTACTTTCTTTCCCCAAAGCATCCGCAGGTAGTTATGGATGATACCATCCTTGCGCAGCTGAGTTTGTGCAGCATTCCAGATATCATCACCTGTCTGCGCATTTTCCAGCTCTTCGTATGAGTAGATATGTTCCCGAGGATCATCTTTATGCTCTTCCATCGTTTTAAGAGCCCAATCTGGCAGGCTTTCATACGCATCATAATCCTTGCGATGGTGAGCAAAATGAAACCCGACCTCGCGCCAGGTGATCACCTCATCCAAAAAACCATCGATATTCGGATCGCCATTAAAAAAACCGCCAGTGGATCCTTTATTGAACGAAATTTTATCCAGGTCCCACCCTTCTGGCTGATGCTGAAGAACCGCACGAACAATTTCGTACTCAGAAATTTTTCCAAAGTGGAGCCAGGGACTCAGTCCGCTTGTTATATTTTCATCGGGATGATTCCGCTTCTCGTCGTATACATGCAATCCGTTCCGTATAAAACTGCCCAGTTTTCCGGTGGCTGCAGACCGTGCCCCATTCATTTCCACCGGATGCACATCATGATTGATTTCGAGTCCGGAAATAAAATCGGGAATGGAATTCAGGGCATCTTCAGCATCCGGCAGATTGCTGAAGGTGGATCCATCAAGTTCAATCGATTCCCTGTTTTCAAGATCATCCAGGGGATTTTGCCGAGGCGGATTTGTATACGCTTCGATAAAATTCTTCTGCATGATCTTGCGGAAAAAGTAGGCGCTGTAGGGATCTTTATCGGTGAGACCGAGCGGTATCAAACCGTTACTGTCAACCGTGTAGTATGGAATTTTCAGCTCATCCGGGTACGTTTCATTTCGTTTCCGCATGATAAATACGGGGTATTCATCGGTTACCAAAACTGAAGCTTTCGAAGAGAGTTTCCGAAGAAGATTGTCGTACTGACCCGGTTCTGCCTCAACAAAGGAGACGTAATTGAGATCCTGTTCCCGGGCATAATTGAGATGTTCTTTCATCCCCTGCATCATAAAGGTGTGGGAACGGTCTGTAGCCCAGGGATAATCACACGAGAAAGCTTCGAGTATGAGAAGCGGCTTGTTCAATTTATTTGCCCAGCCTACTGCATATTCGAGGGCAAAATTGTAGTGAAACCTTCTGTTAATCTGCATCCAGTAGAGTACGTACTCTCCCTCTGCGTTTGGTTCGGTTTGATTACGTGGAAAGACCCGATCGCTATTGAAATTTTTCATGATGTCAAAAACAATCTGCTCCGGGAATCAATTCCCGACAATCAGGAATGGCTTTCACTGGAACTAAACCACTTTTTCACCCCATTTAATGAAGGCATAAACTCTTCCGTGCCATTACTGCTGAGCAGAAACCCAACCGGTTTGAGCGAATCCACATTATCACATATAATTTTTAGCATGGCGAGATAAGGAATGACCAGAAGCATGCCTGCAAGTTCCCACAACATCGCACCTGCGAGCAGTGACAGAATAATAATCAGTGGATTCATCCGAACATATGATCCCGTGATGTTGGGGGTAAGAATGTTGTTTTCAAAAAACTGGACCGGAAAAAAAGCAACCACTACCCAAAATGCCAGAGAAGGATCCTGAGTTGCAAGCACAAGTATGAGCACAGAAGCATATCCCAAAATAGTGCCCAGATAGGGTATCAGGTTAAAAAGAGCCGCAATCACACCCAGCAATATGGGATAGTCCAGCCCGATCAGCCAGAATACTCCGCTATTAATAAACATCAGAAGAATTACCACCACAATCAGC encodes the following:
- a CDS encoding PASTA domain-containing protein, encoding MDLLKRIFTNKYLYIFTGGLIAFAAVAALLLNFVIMPNYTNYNEGVTVPDITKISLLEAEQLLEEYGLRHEVLDRRANAAYPANYIIDQSPSPRQLVKPNRKVYLTVNTEVRPTAVVPDLVDLSLRNARIQIENYGFTMGTTSYESSRFRNTIMRQSLTPGDTVNRGAVINLVVSDGLGDRIVTVPEITGLSLSQAQQNIRQAGLRVGEIRFESSREEPNTVLSVSPEAQELTEGETLTLVVAERFDAREEAETGAVDTDTTIQAPPDTTRIDDNE
- the rpe gene encoding ribulose-phosphate 3-epimerase, whose protein sequence is MTFDSPILAPSLLAADFTKLGDEIQACLDSEIRWLHCDIMDGKFVPNISYGPFVVEAIRRAAPETFLDVHLMIENPDAFVEPFADAGANLISVHQETCPHLHRTIQHIKNQGCLSGVVINPATPVDTLYPIFEDVDLVLVMSVNPGFGGQSFIESSLKKIYKLNEIRKQTQMEFLIQVDGGVNRENCTQLVRKGADVLVAGSSVFKQESISEAIQGLRSKMNAGRADLV
- a CDS encoding PhoH family protein, with product MSQLEQAFPNTTLTARGSKIKLKGPGGEVETLSDILDDMISMVRRGGEITKSDVSTLLALANKVEGKSRPEKTPFKQDTGDIILHTHTGESVAAKTEGQLNIIRQSENNDILFAIGPAGTGKTYTSVALAVRALKQRKVKRIILARPAVEAGENLGFLPGDLKEKIDPYLRPLYDALEEMIEFDKLEFQLQKNIIEIAPLAYMRGRTLNNAFVILDEAQNATNTQMKMFLTRIGFNSRAIITGDITQTDLPRKQESGLITIQKILKNIDGIAFAYLNQDDVVRHKLVRDIIDAYDKYESKKR
- a CDS encoding MBL fold metallo-hydrolase, translated to MATVTPLYEGTFSVGLDKEFNRIDRNDPPKKGALKLSINPFLIQDNDRNILFDAGIGDLLGNDTTIDTILENLDNHSVQDYEITDIFLSHLHFDHIAGIANQKNGYWELTFPDAAIWVSKAEWEKLRSIIDEQDDSKRDFFYFVDSHADLHFFESDVEEPIPNVRVERIGGHTEYHNALFYENGDSKFVMAGDVIGTRGAVNRTYAAKYDFDPKQSMEQRKRIQELAYKKNHAILAYHETDHPVFKLTDYSENKGYNIENQTE
- a CDS encoding purine-nucleoside phosphorylase — its product is MSYPATIEPIKQYLLQNGVSESPEAAVILGSGLGGFSSSIKNYTAIPYNSIPGFPETSVQGHSGELIFGEVADKPILAFSGRFHHYEGHPFERTVLPVHLAKAFDVEKLIISNAAGAINTRFKVGDLMVIDDVFRPFYSVASTSSPRFKYNLYKIADDVRKIGASIGLDLQRGTYLFANGPNYETKAEIRAFRVLGADVVGMSTAPELIEASRLNLKAAAISMVTNMAAGVVKGKLDHSEVKIAAETRKEDFARLVTELVKKL
- a CDS encoding DUF3307 domain-containing protein; this encodes MILVKLLLAHLVGDFILQPKSWIKDKNERKWRSPWLWVHSLIHFLLIMGVLWNWSVWSVALFIAGTHLVIDGIKLTFQREETQLRWFTIDQLAHLTILLLVWSFYWEFSMVDVPVNTIWVVLTGVLFVTYPAAIIIQRFMQGWSQQFESNDDGTLRGAGTYIGILERLFIIIAMLTSNLSVIGFLLAAKSVFRFGDLSRSEDRKLTEYILIGTLLSFFIAILTGLAMIWGLRLIQ
- a CDS encoding SatD family protein, with translation MIATITGDIVQSQTVSNPSIWMDPLKKWFQSLGETPTDWQIYRGDSFQLEANSEDALRVAIVIKSIIKKLNHKKLDVRLSIGVGERGYREGYISESSGDAFVYSGTLLDELKQENVHLGIRTPSESINKELNLMFKLALVIMNSWTSKTAEVSELLFSEPGITQTDIADKLGIAQSTVNERIKRGSVHEIIELEQYFRDKLNNEYN
- a CDS encoding FAD-binding domain-containing protein — its product is MKNFNSDRVFPRNQTEPNAEGEYVLYWMQINRRFHYNFALEYAVGWANKLNKPLLILEAFSCDYPWATDRSHTFMMQGMKEHLNYAREQDLNYVSFVEAEPGQYDNLLRKLSSKASVLVTDEYPVFIMRKRNETYPDELKIPYYTVDSNGLIPLGLTDKDPYSAYFFRKIMQKNFIEAYTNPPRQNPLDDLENRESIELDGSTFSNLPDAEDALNSIPDFISGLEINHDVHPVEMNGARSAATGKLGSFIRNGLHVYDEKRNHPDENITSGLSPWLHFGKISEYEIVRAVLQHQPEGWDLDKISFNKGSTGGFFNGDPNIDGFLDEVITWREVGFHFAHHRKDYDAYESLPDWALKTMEEHKDDPREHIYSYEELENAQTGDDIWNAAQTQLRKDGIIHNYLRMLWGKKVIEWTPDHRTALQYLIDLNNTYAIDGRDPNSYSGIFWCFGRFDRAWQERPIFGKLRYMTSNSTRKKVKLKQYLDTYGNQKTLL